From a region of the Pseudanabaena sp. ABRG5-3 genome:
- a CDS encoding calcium-binding protein translates to MAKNPNPIFGNGFIQGTSLDDDIFGSLDIDDIRAGAGNDIIWGDGRDSITGLSPISGKADRIYGEDGDDVIYGGNETEDSINQAKDLLYGGAGNDYLFGEGGHDVLVGGIGDDSLNGGTGNDELYGDEGNDSLTGGRGNDIIDGGSGYDTLYASGGSFTLTNSQLVSIYQETDTLTSIEAAFIIGGGGNDILDASAFTGGGLAGARVTLFGSDGNDTIKGSSGNDNLQGGSGTDQIFGGAGNDEIYAGSNTQLTPDILVGGFGSDLLVGSGGNNRLTGVDIIGLNRGFAEVDTLTGNGGNDVFVLGDTNAIYYNDGYMRASGAIEGFAKITDFNSGDKIELKGASSNYSLISYSSNGISGTGIYARLATGMGMMPTHNELIGVVQNVAPTALSLTNTNQFNYV, encoded by the coding sequence ATGGCAAAAAATCCTAATCCAATTTTTGGTAATGGCTTTATTCAAGGAACTAGTCTGGATGACGATATCTTTGGCTCCTTGGATATAGATGACATTCGTGCTGGAGCAGGCAACGATATTATTTGGGGTGATGGACGTGATTCTATAACAGGTTTATCACCTATTTCTGGAAAGGCAGACAGAATTTATGGCGAAGATGGTGATGATGTCATCTACGGTGGTAATGAGACTGAAGATTCGATAAATCAAGCTAAAGACCTACTATATGGTGGTGCAGGCAATGACTATCTCTTTGGTGAAGGAGGACATGATGTCTTAGTTGGTGGCATTGGCGATGATTCTCTAAATGGTGGTACTGGTAATGATGAGCTATATGGCGATGAAGGTAATGACAGTCTTACTGGAGGTCGCGGCAATGACATTATTGACGGAGGCAGTGGCTATGACACGTTATATGCTAGCGGTGGTAGCTTCACCTTAACCAACAGTCAGCTTGTTTCTATCTATCAAGAAACCGACACACTCACCAGTATTGAGGCTGCATTTATCATTGGTGGTGGTGGCAATGACATTTTAGATGCCAGTGCTTTTACAGGAGGAGGCTTGGCTGGAGCAAGAGTTACTCTATTTGGCAGTGACGGCAATGACACGATTAAAGGTAGCTCAGGCAACGATAATCTGCAAGGCGGCAGTGGTACTGATCAAATTTTTGGTGGTGCAGGCAATGACGAAATCTATGCTGGCAGTAATACTCAGTTAACTCCCGATATCCTCGTTGGCGGTTTTGGCAGTGACCTTCTTGTAGGTAGTGGTGGCAATAACCGCTTGACGGGTGTGGATATAATTGGACTCAACCGTGGATTTGCTGAAGTTGATACCCTCACTGGCAATGGCGGAAATGATGTCTTTGTTTTGGGAGATACCAATGCAATCTATTACAATGATGGTTATATGCGTGCTTCAGGAGCCATTGAAGGATTTGCCAAAATTACTGACTTTAACTCTGGCGATAAAATTGAACTCAAAGGAGCAAGCAGTAACTATAGTCTCATAAGTTATAGCAGCAACGGCATCTCTGGCACTGGCATCTATGCGAGACTTGCCACAGGTATGGGCATGATGCCGACTCATAACGAATTAATTGGAGTCGTCCAAAACGTTGCCCCAACAGCACTTAGTTTGACTAATACTAATCAATTTAACTATGTTTGA
- a CDS encoding sugar transferase, which translates to MITRSNENSQASLRTKKTVTRSVTNRTDHYATWGKRIFDIVFASIVLTVFSPLYLAIAILVFISSRGSVLYIHPRVGLHGQEFKCIKFRTMINGADQVLENYLNSCPISRAEYEASFKLKHDPRITKIGKFLRTTSLDELPQFWNVLVGDMSVVGPRPLVRAELIKYGSSIDKVLSVRPGIAGLWQVSGRNDIPYSRRIQIDASYVRLMSFWLDVKLIFKTILVVIFPKGNGAY; encoded by the coding sequence ATGATTACTAGAAGCAACGAAAATAGTCAAGCGAGCCTCAGAACAAAGAAAACAGTTACGAGATCAGTCACAAATCGCACAGATCATTATGCAACTTGGGGAAAAAGAATCTTTGATATTGTATTTGCATCAATCGTTCTAACTGTGTTTTCGCCACTTTATTTAGCGATCGCGATCTTAGTTTTCATCAGTTCTCGCGGCTCTGTTTTGTATATCCATCCTAGAGTGGGTTTACATGGTCAAGAATTTAAGTGCATTAAGTTTAGAACTATGATTAATGGCGCAGACCAAGTGCTAGAAAATTACTTAAATTCCTGTCCAATCAGTCGTGCTGAATATGAGGCATCCTTTAAACTCAAACATGATCCTCGAATTACCAAGATTGGTAAATTTTTGAGGACAACAAGCCTAGACGAATTACCCCAATTTTGGAATGTTCTAGTTGGCGATATGAGTGTGGTTGGACCCAGACCATTAGTTAGAGCTGAACTGATTAAATATGGTTCATCAATTGATAAAGTACTCAGTGTCCGTCCCGGAATTGCAGGACTATGGCAAGTTTCAGGACGCAATGATATTCCATATTCCCGACGCATACAAATTGATGCTAGTTATGTACGGCTGATGAGTTTCTGGCTAGATGTCAAATTGATTTTTAAAACGATTTTAGTTGTGATTTTTCCTAAAGGAAACGGTGCATACTAA
- a CDS encoding DUF2301 domain-containing membrane protein has translation MEITSEVYQGQFGEFTITESDRLSVIVYRSALAIAALCFSVGSLLVLLQPNNPQILNWLTWLYWGFSLGLGVALWTIHIYLELLHRVLQLFWAIGAIASVGIALYFPDPLAIAIYENPIALIGVGFSFASLTGIFFKESFCFNRFETKFLVPLLPVLILGHLVNLLPIAIEQGLLGAWAVLFMIFAIRKLSQEIPSDIGDKSVFAYLKAQKQQAA, from the coding sequence GTGGAAATTACATCTGAAGTTTATCAAGGTCAGTTTGGTGAGTTTACGATTACCGAGAGTGATCGCCTTAGCGTAATTGTCTATCGCAGTGCCTTGGCGATCGCGGCACTATGTTTTAGCGTAGGATCGCTGTTAGTGCTACTACAGCCCAATAATCCTCAAATCCTAAATTGGTTAACTTGGCTATATTGGGGATTTTCGCTAGGTTTAGGTGTCGCACTTTGGACGATTCATATTTACCTAGAATTACTGCATCGGGTGTTGCAGCTATTTTGGGCGATTGGCGCGATCGCTTCGGTCGGCATCGCTTTGTATTTCCCAGACCCTTTGGCGATCGCAATTTACGAGAATCCGATCGCTTTAATTGGTGTGGGTTTTAGTTTTGCGTCTCTAACTGGGATTTTCTTTAAAGAATCTTTTTGTTTTAATCGCTTTGAAACTAAGTTTTTAGTTCCATTATTACCAGTGCTGATTCTTGGTCATTTGGTGAATCTTCTGCCCATAGCGATCGAGCAAGGTTTATTAGGGGCTTGGGCAGTTTTATTTATGATTTTTGCGATTCGTAAATTAAGCCAAGAAATCCCCTCAGACATTGGCGATAAATCAGTATTTGCTTATCTCAAAGCACAAAAGCAACAAGCAGCTTAA
- the infC gene encoding translation initiation factor IF-3: protein MTKKPIKDLPQINERIRYPKIRVIDMEGEQLGILTPKEALKMAEEKELDLVLVSDKADPPVCRIMDYGKFKFEQEKKAREARKKQHTSDVKEVKMRYKIEEHDYKVRINHAERFLKEGDKVKATVMFRGREIQHVDLAEVLLNRMASDLEAVAEIQQYPKREGRNITMLMAPKK, encoded by the coding sequence ATGACTAAAAAGCCAATTAAAGACCTCCCCCAAATCAACGAACGCATCAGATATCCAAAAATTCGAGTCATTGATATGGAGGGGGAGCAGCTCGGCATCCTAACCCCAAAAGAAGCCTTGAAAATGGCTGAAGAAAAAGAGCTAGATCTTGTATTAGTCAGCGACAAAGCCGATCCTCCTGTTTGTCGGATCATGGACTATGGCAAATTCAAGTTTGAGCAAGAAAAGAAGGCAAGGGAAGCTCGGAAAAAGCAACATACTTCTGATGTTAAGGAAGTAAAGATGCGCTACAAGATCGAAGAGCATGACTATAAAGTGCGAATTAACCATGCGGAGCGCTTCTTAAAAGAAGGAGACAAGGTTAAGGCAACTGTAATGTTCCGTGGGCGCGAGATCCAGCACGTTGATCTTGCTGAAGTTCTACTTAATCGCATGGCAAGTGATCTGGAAGCAGTTGCTGAGATTCAACAATATCCAAAGCGCGAAGGTAGAAATATCACCATGTTGATGGCTCCCAAGAAATAA
- the aroB gene encoding 3-dehydroquinate synthase — MSENSATVTVALSSDNQPNRSYDIAIAAHSLKNLGAKLVEIGLGKKSKKILIVSNPVIYKHYGETVHNSLSNAGFDVAHLILPAGERFKTANSLQKIYDAALEHRLERSSAIVALGGGVIGDMSGYAAATWLRGIDLVQVPTTLLAMVDSAIGGKTGINHPQGKNLIGAFYQPRLVWIDPEVLKTLPAREFRSAMAEVIKYGVIWDRELFDLLAKCDRLDQLRYISDELLQTILYRCAKAKAEVVSKDEKEGNLRAILNYGHTVGHAIESVTNYRLYNHGEAVGLGMLIAGAIAVDLGLWAAEDQAQQIDLIAKTRLPQTLPADIDQEAIIESLSTDKKVEAGKVRFILPTAIGHATLSDQVTGDLVKQNLRQILA; from the coding sequence ATGTCCGAAAATTCCGCAACAGTTACCGTTGCACTTAGTAGCGATAATCAACCTAATCGCAGTTATGACATTGCGATCGCCGCCCATAGCCTCAAAAATTTGGGTGCGAAATTAGTAGAAATTGGCTTAGGCAAAAAAAGCAAAAAAATTCTAATTGTCTCAAATCCTGTCATTTATAAGCATTATGGGGAAACTGTACATAATTCTTTAAGTAATGCAGGTTTTGACGTTGCTCATCTGATTCTTCCCGCAGGTGAACGATTTAAAACTGCCAACTCGCTCCAGAAGATTTATGATGCGGCTCTTGAGCATCGCTTAGAACGTTCATCGGCAATTGTTGCCCTTGGTGGTGGTGTAATTGGTGATATGTCAGGCTATGCGGCGGCAACTTGGTTGCGTGGCATCGATCTAGTGCAAGTACCGACCACCCTTTTGGCAATGGTGGATTCGGCGATCGGTGGCAAAACGGGGATCAATCACCCACAGGGCAAAAACCTGATCGGAGCTTTCTATCAACCCCGCTTAGTTTGGATTGATCCTGAAGTTTTGAAAACCCTACCTGCCCGCGAGTTTCGCTCAGCAATGGCCGAGGTGATTAAATATGGTGTGATCTGGGATCGGGAATTATTTGATTTATTAGCCAAATGCGATCGCCTCGATCAATTGCGCTATATTTCCGATGAGCTTTTGCAAACCATCCTCTATCGTTGTGCTAAAGCCAAGGCTGAAGTAGTATCCAAGGATGAGAAAGAAGGAAATCTTCGCGCCATTCTTAACTATGGTCACACCGTTGGTCATGCGATCGAATCAGTCACTAACTATCGCCTCTACAATCATGGTGAAGCCGTTGGCTTAGGGATGCTCATCGCTGGGGCGATCGCAGTTGATCTCGGTCTCTGGGCTGCGGAAGACCAAGCCCAACAGATTGATCTCATTGCCAAAACTCGCTTACCGCAAACCCTACCTGCGGATATCGATCAAGAAGCGATTATTGAGTCCCTATCTACCGATAAAAAAGTTGAAGCGGGCAAGGTGCGGTTCATTTTGCCCACAGCGATCGGTCATGCTACCTTAAGCGATCAAGTAACTGGTGATCTAGTTAAACAAAATTTACGTCAAATTTTGGCATAA
- the holA gene encoding DNA polymerase III subunit delta — MPVYFYWGDDDYQISQAVKKLIDTYVDPMWRDFNYVKIHATADLEVMDGLNQAATAPFGMGNRLTWLADTAIAQRCSEPLLAELERTFNHLPVDSYILFTASNKPDGRAKSTKLLQKYAQILEFSLIPPWKTDAIAQLVKQAATEIDLKLSSDGVDLLVDAIGNDTRRLTMELQKLQLSHHGNNKPLTAKEIAPLVQASAHNSLQLASAIRSANVSQALTLIAELLRNNEVGLRICATLVGQFRTWLWIKLMQESGERDDKAIAEAAEIGNPKRVYFLKQEVQGLNSQKLMRSLSILLRLEADLKHGKDETATLQTAIIELCQAIAK; from the coding sequence ATGCCTGTCTACTTTTATTGGGGCGATGACGACTACCAAATTTCTCAAGCAGTCAAAAAGCTAATTGATACCTATGTCGATCCGATGTGGCGAGATTTTAATTATGTCAAAATCCATGCTACGGCTGATCTGGAGGTAATGGATGGGCTAAACCAAGCGGCGACTGCACCCTTTGGAATGGGGAACCGATTGACTTGGCTAGCGGATACAGCGATCGCCCAACGATGTTCAGAACCATTGCTAGCAGAGCTAGAACGCACTTTTAATCATTTACCTGTAGACTCCTATATCTTGTTTACCGCATCCAACAAGCCTGACGGGAGAGCCAAATCTACGAAGTTATTGCAGAAGTATGCCCAAATATTAGAGTTTTCGTTAATACCGCCTTGGAAAACTGACGCGATCGCTCAATTAGTTAAGCAAGCAGCGACAGAAATTGACTTGAAATTGTCCTCAGATGGGGTTGATTTGCTAGTTGATGCGATTGGCAATGATACCCGTCGCTTGACAATGGAATTGCAAAAATTGCAACTATCTCATCATGGCAACAACAAACCTCTAACTGCTAAAGAAATTGCACCACTTGTTCAAGCATCTGCTCATAACAGCTTGCAATTAGCGAGTGCGATTCGCTCAGCAAATGTGAGTCAAGCCCTTACTTTAATTGCTGAATTACTCCGAAATAATGAAGTTGGTTTGCGAATTTGTGCAACCTTAGTGGGACAGTTTCGCACATGGCTCTGGATTAAGCTCATGCAGGAGTCGGGTGAACGCGATGACAAGGCGATCGCGGAGGCGGCGGAAATTGGTAATCCTAAACGAGTTTATTTTTTAAAGCAAGAGGTACAGGGGTTGAATAGTCAAAAGTTAATGCGATCGCTAAGTATTTTGTTGCGCTTAGAAGCCGATCTTAAGCATGGTAAAGATGAAACTGCGACTCTCCAAACTGCCATCATTGAGTTATGTCAGGCGATAGCTAAATAG
- a CDS encoding Npun_F0813 family protein, with protein MFILKRQDVEIVNVQNPQNKDQQIPILQYQGQTFRLLNMFGDNRDEALALWRDLTDNKGKACVLLEEPQRFSVWGRVKLDQIHSVATDSSSAGTHLVQGCLLILQAVYLEVEDLLGVRQAGSFKQDLLKFMQQGKFAQSESISALEAVLSINPLNSVQIPNWDEGKLQLLLGELHRLASSYFGNDSFVDSAIDALNELPESVSVTAWLKKTPKGKLWQ; from the coding sequence ATGTTCATCCTGAAGCGCCAAGACGTTGAAATCGTCAACGTCCAAAACCCACAAAACAAAGATCAACAAATACCGATTTTGCAGTATCAGGGGCAAACATTTCGGTTACTCAACATGTTTGGCGATAATCGAGATGAAGCTTTAGCGCTTTGGCGTGACTTAACTGATAACAAAGGCAAAGCTTGCGTATTATTGGAAGAGCCTCAACGCTTTAGTGTCTGGGGCAGGGTCAAACTCGACCAAATTCACTCAGTAGCCACTGATAGTTCTTCGGCGGGTACGCATCTTGTCCAAGGTTGTTTACTCATATTGCAAGCTGTATATCTTGAAGTTGAAGATCTCCTTGGCGTACGACAAGCAGGTTCATTTAAGCAAGATCTACTCAAGTTTATGCAACAGGGTAAGTTTGCCCAAAGTGAATCGATCTCAGCACTGGAAGCCGTTTTATCAATTAATCCACTCAATAGTGTACAAATTCCCAACTGGGATGAAGGCAAATTGCAGCTTCTTTTAGGGGAGTTACATCGACTTGCCTCTTCCTATTTTGGAAATGATAGTTTTGTTGATAGTGCGATCGATGCTTTAAACGAATTACCCGAATCAGTTTCAGTAACTGCTTGGCTGAAAAAAACTCCCAAAGGTAAACTTTGGCAGTAA